In Bordetella holmesii ATCC 51541, the following proteins share a genomic window:
- the cydB gene encoding cytochrome d ubiquinol oxidase, subunit II: MDTLIPLDLATLRVIWWVLLGALLIGFAVMDGFDLGVAALLPVVAKNDAERRVVINVVGPVWEGNQVWLITAGGAIFAAWPVLYAASFSGFYLAMLLLLLALILRPVAFKYRSKMETPRWRNNWDYVLCFSGVVAALVFGVAMGNVILGVPQNFDPITLRPSWEGHFFQLFTPFALLAGVISVLMLVMHGAVLLAWRTEDPISGRARRMGQITALLTAVLFVAAGFWVAKLDGQVITSVIDPNGPSNPMLKTVAVEQGAWLNNFAKWPLFWIGPALGVAGALLTIALLAMRANVLSFIASSIAIAGIILTVGFALFPFIMPSSVNSAAGLTIWDASSSHLTLWIMVIAVVIFLPIVTLYTAWVYRVMRGKVTQESVGGTPNSY, translated from the coding sequence ATGGATACCTTGATTCCCCTCGATCTGGCCACGCTGCGCGTGATCTGGTGGGTGCTGCTTGGCGCCTTGTTGATCGGTTTTGCCGTGATGGATGGCTTTGACCTCGGTGTGGCTGCTCTGCTGCCCGTGGTGGCCAAGAACGACGCGGAGCGTCGCGTCGTGATCAACGTTGTCGGCCCTGTCTGGGAAGGCAACCAGGTCTGGCTCATCACCGCCGGTGGCGCGATTTTCGCGGCCTGGCCTGTGCTGTACGCGGCGTCCTTCTCGGGCTTTTATCTGGCCATGCTGCTGCTGTTGCTGGCCCTGATCCTGCGGCCGGTGGCGTTCAAGTACCGCAGCAAGATGGAGACCCCGCGCTGGCGCAACAACTGGGATTATGTGCTGTGCTTTTCCGGTGTCGTGGCAGCGCTGGTGTTTGGCGTGGCCATGGGCAACGTGATTCTCGGGGTGCCGCAGAATTTCGACCCCATCACCTTGCGCCCGAGTTGGGAGGGGCATTTCTTCCAGCTCTTTACGCCCTTTGCTCTGTTGGCGGGCGTGATCAGTGTGCTGATGCTCGTCATGCATGGCGCCGTGCTCCTGGCGTGGCGGACCGAAGATCCGATCTCCGGCCGCGCACGGCGCATGGGGCAGATTACGGCCTTGCTGACGGCGGTGTTGTTCGTGGCGGCCGGTTTCTGGGTGGCCAAGCTCGACGGCCAGGTCATCACCAGCGTCATCGATCCGAACGGTCCGTCCAACCCCATGCTCAAGACGGTAGCCGTCGAACAAGGCGCCTGGCTGAACAACTTTGCCAAGTGGCCTCTGTTCTGGATCGGGCCGGCGCTGGGCGTGGCTGGCGCGCTGCTGACGATTGCTCTGCTGGCCATGCGTGCCAATGTGCTGTCCTTCATCGCCTCCTCGATTGCCATTGCCGGCATCATCCTGACGGTGGGCTTTGCGCTCTTTCCCTTCATCATGCCGTCCTCGGTGAACTCCGCCGCCGGTCTGACCATCTGGGATGCGTCGTCCAGCCACCTTACCCTGTGGATCATGGTCATCGCCGTGGTCATCTTCCTGCCCATCGTGACGCTCTACACCGCCTGGGTGTATCGCGTCATGCGCGGCAAGGTCACGCAGGAATCGGTCGGCGGCACGCCCAACTCTTACTGA
- the purT gene encoding phosphoribosylglycinamide formyltransferase 2: MLLGSGELGKEVIIALQRLGVEVIAVDRYADAPGHQVAHRAHVVSMTDPAALRAVIDAERPHIIVPEIEAIATDLLVELEAAGAVRVTPTARAARLTMNREGIRRLAAETLGLPTSPYRFVDTLDELREAIAAIGYPCVIKPVMSSSGKGQSVIRDEAGVDAAWRYAQEGGRVGGGRAIVEGFINFEYEITLLTVRARRADGQIETQFCQPIGHKQVDGDYVESWQPHPMSARALERAQEIALGVTGELGGLGIFGVELFVAGDEVWFSEVSPRPHDTGMVTLATQAQNEFELHARALLGLPVNTTLRQPGASSVIYGGLDDRGVTFHGVAEALAEPGTDVRLFGKPEAFTKRRMGVGLAVAETVEAAREKALRVSAAVAVKAG; the protein is encoded by the coding sequence ATGCTGCTCGGCTCCGGCGAGCTGGGCAAGGAAGTCATCATCGCCCTGCAACGCCTGGGCGTCGAAGTCATCGCCGTGGACCGCTACGCCGACGCGCCCGGCCATCAGGTCGCGCATCGGGCGCATGTCGTGTCCATGACGGATCCGGCTGCCCTGCGTGCGGTCATCGATGCCGAACGTCCGCACATCATCGTGCCCGAGATCGAGGCCATTGCCACGGACCTGTTGGTCGAGCTGGAGGCCGCGGGCGCGGTCCGTGTCACGCCGACGGCGCGCGCTGCCCGCCTGACCATGAACCGCGAAGGTATCCGCCGCCTGGCGGCCGAAACCCTGGGTCTGCCCACTTCGCCCTACCGGTTTGTCGACACGCTCGACGAATTGCGCGAGGCCATCGCGGCCATTGGCTACCCCTGCGTGATCAAGCCGGTCATGTCATCGTCGGGCAAGGGGCAATCGGTTATCCGCGACGAGGCCGGCGTCGACGCGGCCTGGCGCTACGCCCAGGAAGGCGGGCGCGTGGGCGGTGGCCGCGCGATCGTCGAGGGCTTTATCAATTTTGAGTACGAGATCACGCTGCTGACGGTGCGCGCGCGGCGTGCCGATGGTCAAATCGAAACCCAGTTCTGCCAGCCCATCGGGCACAAGCAGGTCGATGGTGATTACGTCGAGAGCTGGCAGCCTCACCCCATGTCGGCTCGGGCACTTGAGCGTGCGCAGGAGATCGCGCTGGGCGTGACGGGCGAGCTGGGCGGTCTGGGCATTTTCGGTGTCGAGCTTTTCGTGGCGGGCGACGAGGTATGGTTTTCCGAAGTCAGCCCGCGGCCGCATGACACGGGCATGGTCACTCTGGCGACCCAGGCCCAGAACGAATTCGAGCTGCACGCGCGTGCCTTGCTGGGGCTTCCGGTGAACACCACACTGCGTCAGCCTGGCGCCAGCAGCGTCATTTACGGCGGGCTGGATGATCGTGGCGTGACGTTCCATGGGGTGGCCGAGGCCCTGGCCGAACCGGGCACGGATGTGCGTCTGTTCGGGAAGCCCGAGGCCTTTACCAAGCGCCGCATGGGCGTGGGCCTGGCGGTGGCGGAGACGGTCGAGGCGGCACGTGAAAAGGCGCTCCGGGTGTCGGCGGCAGTGGCCGTCAAGGCAGGCTGA
- a CDS encoding sugar isomerase, KpsF/GutQ family protein: MTNRVPTSADAQASARRSLHIEAQAILDLAARLDDSLTRAVDMLLACQGRVVVSGLGKTGHIARKIAATLASTGTPAFFMHAAEAAHGDLGMLTGQDVLVALSYSGSGQELLTILPVTRRLGAEVIAITGNPASELAQLADVHLDASVAHEACPLNLAPTASTTASLALGDALAVACLEARGFGPDDFARSHPGGALGRRLLTHVRDVMRQGQALPTVTVSEPLSRALEEMSAKGMGMTAVVDDNFHPVGIFTDGDLRRLIERKGDLRGLTVAEGMTRNPRNVDPDALAVEAARIMDEKRLSQMLVINDDGVLIGALHMHDLMAAKVV; the protein is encoded by the coding sequence ATGACGAACCGTGTCCCCACTTCCGCCGACGCCCAGGCCTCGGCACGCCGCAGTCTGCACATCGAGGCTCAAGCCATCCTGGATCTGGCCGCGCGCCTGGACGACAGCCTCACCCGCGCCGTGGACATGCTACTGGCCTGCCAGGGCCGGGTGGTCGTCAGTGGCTTGGGCAAAACGGGTCATATCGCACGCAAGATCGCCGCGACACTGGCTTCGACCGGCACGCCGGCCTTTTTCATGCATGCCGCCGAAGCCGCGCATGGCGACCTGGGCATGCTGACTGGCCAGGACGTGCTCGTAGCGCTTTCCTATTCCGGTTCGGGGCAGGAGTTGCTGACCATCCTGCCAGTGACCCGCCGCCTGGGCGCCGAGGTCATCGCCATCACGGGTAACCCGGCTTCCGAATTGGCCCAACTGGCCGACGTCCATCTCGATGCCAGCGTGGCGCACGAAGCCTGCCCGCTCAATCTTGCTCCCACCGCCAGCACGACGGCATCGCTGGCCCTGGGCGACGCCTTGGCCGTGGCCTGTCTGGAGGCTCGCGGATTCGGGCCGGACGACTTCGCCCGCTCGCACCCGGGCGGTGCGCTGGGCCGCCGCCTGCTCACTCACGTGCGCGATGTCATGCGCCAGGGTCAGGCGCTGCCCACGGTGACCGTCTCTGAACCCTTGTCCCGCGCGCTGGAAGAAATGTCCGCCAAGGGCATGGGCATGACGGCCGTGGTCGACGATAATTTTCATCCCGTCGGCATTTTTACCGATGGCGACCTGCGCCGCCTGATCGAACGCAAGGGCGATCTGCGCGGTCTGACGGTGGCCGAAGGCATGACGCGCAATCCCCGCAATGTCGACCCCGATGCCCTGGCCGTGGAAGCCGCACGCATCATGGACGAAAAACGCCTGAGCCAGATGCTGGTCATCAATGATGACGGCGTGCTCATAGGTGCCCTTCACATGCACGATTTGATGGCTGCGAAAGTGGTATGA
- a CDS encoding bacterial Cytochrome Ubiquinol Oxidase family protein, whose amino-acid sequence MIDLDVVNLSRFQFAATALYHFIFVPLTLGLSFLIAIMESVYVMTGRQIWKRMTMFWGTLFGINFALGVATGVVMEFQFGMNWSYYSHYVGDIFGAPLALEGLMAFFLEATFVGLFFFGWNRMSKVSHLIVTWLVALGTNLSALWILIANGWMQNPVGAVFNPDTMRMEMTDFAAVLFNPVGQAKFVHTVSAGYVCGAMFVMAISAWYLLRGRHIDLAKRSMAVAASFGLASALSVVVLGDESGYLTTEHQKMKIAAIEAMWHTEPAPASFNLIAWPNQAERKNDFAISVPYVMGLIGTRSLTTPLLGIDDLVRRAESRIREGMVANAALERIRANPKDTEARLTFDRTWQDLGYALLVKRYQPDLSKVTDADIHAAALDTIPSVTPLFWTFRIMVALGFYFILFFAVSFWLSTRGRLDTYPRLLKIAFWSLPLPWLAIECGWFVAEYGRQPWVIEGVLPTYYAASGLTLVDLAVSLTVFIVLYTVLLIIGIKVMTHAIKAGPKRDKPLIPTSRAGNPVSAAIDA is encoded by the coding sequence ATGATTGACCTCGACGTCGTCAACCTGTCGCGTTTTCAGTTCGCGGCTACCGCCCTCTACCACTTCATCTTCGTTCCCCTCACGCTGGGTCTGTCTTTCCTGATTGCCATCATGGAAAGCGTCTACGTGATGACCGGTCGCCAGATCTGGAAGCGGATGACCATGTTCTGGGGCACGCTGTTCGGCATCAACTTTGCGCTGGGCGTCGCTACCGGTGTGGTGATGGAGTTCCAGTTCGGCATGAACTGGTCGTACTACAGCCATTACGTGGGCGACATTTTCGGCGCGCCGCTTGCGCTCGAAGGCCTCATGGCGTTCTTCCTGGAAGCGACGTTCGTCGGCCTGTTCTTCTTCGGCTGGAACCGCATGTCCAAGGTGTCGCACCTGATCGTCACCTGGCTGGTGGCGCTGGGCACCAATCTGTCTGCGTTGTGGATTCTCATCGCTAACGGCTGGATGCAGAACCCCGTTGGTGCGGTGTTCAATCCCGACACCATGCGCATGGAAATGACCGACTTTGCCGCGGTGCTGTTCAACCCGGTGGGTCAAGCCAAATTTGTGCACACCGTCAGTGCCGGTTACGTCTGTGGTGCCATGTTCGTGATGGCTATCAGCGCCTGGTATCTGTTGCGCGGCCGGCACATCGATCTGGCCAAGCGCTCCATGGCCGTCGCCGCCAGCTTTGGTCTGGCCTCGGCGCTTTCGGTTGTGGTGCTGGGTGACGAAAGCGGCTACCTCACCACCGAACATCAGAAGATGAAGATCGCCGCGATCGAAGCCATGTGGCACACCGAGCCCGCTCCGGCCAGCTTCAACCTGATCGCGTGGCCCAACCAGGCCGAGCGCAAGAATGACTTCGCGATCTCCGTGCCTTATGTCATGGGTCTGATCGGCACGCGTTCGCTCACCACGCCACTGCTGGGTATTGACGATCTGGTGCGCCGCGCCGAATCTCGCATCCGTGAAGGTATGGTGGCTAACGCGGCGCTCGAACGTATCCGCGCCAATCCCAAGGATACGGAGGCCCGCCTGACATTTGACCGCACCTGGCAGGATCTCGGCTACGCGTTGCTGGTCAAACGTTATCAGCCTGACCTGAGCAAGGTGACCGACGCCGATATCCACGCTGCTGCGCTGGATACCATCCCGTCGGTGACGCCGCTGTTCTGGACGTTCCGCATCATGGTGGCGCTGGGCTTTTACTTCATCCTCTTTTTCGCCGTGTCCTTCTGGCTGTCCACGCGCGGCCGTCTCGACACCTACCCACGCCTGCTCAAGATCGCGTTCTGGAGCCTGCCATTGCCCTGGCTGGCGATCGAGTGCGGCTGGTTCGTGGCCGAGTATGGCCGCCAGCCCTGGGTGATCGAAGGTGTGCTGCCGACCTATTACGCCGCCTCGGGTCTGACCCTGGTGGATCTGGCAGTCAGCCTGACGGTATTCATCGTGCTCTACACGGTGCTGCTCATCATCGGCATCAAGGTTATGACGCATGCCATCAAGGCCGGCCCCAAACGCGACAAGCCACTTATTCCGACGAGCCGGGCGGGCAACCCTGTAAGCGCGGCCATTGACGCCTGA
- a CDS encoding marR family protein, giving the protein MALSPQIERFVLHFGEMGSRWGVNRTVGQMYALLFLSPQPLNADDIAEALGFSRSSVSMGLKELQSWRLVTLIHQVGDRREYFETPEDVWEIFRILMEEKRKREIDPTLTLLRDTLLAGSGDGGEKYAQHRMHEMLELIELSTGWFDEVQHLPPETLQNLMRLGSKVQKVLDFAGKLRSRDKSLPTSIRE; this is encoded by the coding sequence GTGGCATTGTCTCCGCAGATCGAGCGCTTTGTTCTCCATTTTGGCGAGATGGGTAGCCGCTGGGGGGTCAACCGTACGGTGGGGCAGATGTACGCCTTGCTGTTTCTGTCACCGCAGCCGCTCAATGCCGATGACATCGCCGAGGCGCTCGGGTTTTCGCGCTCGAGTGTGAGCATGGGCCTGAAAGAGTTGCAGTCCTGGAGGTTGGTCACGTTGATTCATCAGGTGGGCGACCGGCGGGAGTACTTCGAAACCCCTGAGGATGTCTGGGAGATCTTCCGCATCCTGATGGAGGAGAAGCGCAAACGTGAAATCGACCCCACCCTGACCCTGTTGCGGGACACGCTGCTGGCGGGTTCGGGTGACGGGGGTGAAAAGTATGCGCAACATCGCATGCACGAAATGCTGGAACTCATCGAACTGTCGACCGGCTGGTTTGATGAGGTGCAACACCTGCCGCCCGAGACCCTGCAGAACCTGATGCGGCTGGGGTCCAAGGTACAGAAGGTGTTGGATTTTGCCGGTAAGTTGCGGAGCCGGGATAAGAGCCTGCCCACTAGCATTCGGGAATAA
- a CDS encoding cyd operon protein YbgT: MWYFSWILGLGLACAFAILNAMWFELREGHAHDPFRRPADE; encoded by the coding sequence ATGTGGTATTTCTCGTGGATTCTCGGCCTGGGCCTGGCCTGCGCCTTTGCCATTCTCAATGCAATGTGGTTTGAACTGCGCGAGGGCCATGCCCACGATCCGTTCAGAAGGCCGGCCGACGAGTGA
- the cydD gene encoding thiol reductant ABC exporter, CydD subunit: MVQAWLLAHVLHEAIVVQAPRAELITPILSIALLILLRACLGWVGERAGASAAESIKRQVRQALFARLLANGPQWSRERASGELASAMLEQVEALDGFFAKYLPAMGAAAVLPVAFSVAVLPFDMVSGLLLLVTAPLIPLFMALVGWGAESASRRHLQAFGRLSGFFADRLRGLSTLKLFGRAQAEAQTVVEASEALRRRTLSVLRIAFLSSAVLEFFAALGVAGVAVYIGLTYLGYIDIRFTPLTLQAGFFCLLMAPEVYAPLRQFAAHYHDRGTARAAVHQLHAVFGDLASEPAVPATPQPAQTSAVAASLSARRLTLRMPGRPQAVLDGVSLDLHPGEHVALMGASGAGKSSLLQAVSRLGLVPEGEILLDGHALAHWDEAALRERVAFIGQRPYLHAGTLADNIRLARPGADDAAVQEAARRACVLEFAQTWPEGLQTWLDGRGQGLSGGQAQRVALARLFLRDPALILLDEPTAHLDEATQERVLHEILAFAQGHTLIVATHASAVVRRLPRCWHLANGHLEAR; encoded by the coding sequence GTGGTGCAGGCGTGGTTGCTGGCGCATGTGCTGCATGAAGCCATCGTGGTCCAGGCCCCGCGCGCCGAGCTGATCACACCTATCCTTTCTATCGCGCTGCTCATTCTGTTGCGGGCCTGCCTGGGGTGGGTGGGCGAACGCGCCGGGGCCAGCGCGGCCGAGTCCATCAAGCGGCAGGTGCGTCAGGCGCTTTTCGCGCGGCTGCTGGCCAACGGCCCGCAGTGGTCGCGCGAGCGCGCTTCGGGCGAACTTGCCAGTGCCATGCTCGAGCAGGTCGAGGCCCTCGACGGATTTTTCGCCAAGTATCTGCCGGCCATGGGGGCGGCGGCCGTGTTGCCGGTCGCCTTTTCGGTGGCCGTGCTGCCTTTTGACATGGTCTCGGGTTTGCTGCTGCTGGTCACCGCGCCGCTGATTCCGCTGTTCATGGCTCTGGTGGGTTGGGGGGCGGAATCGGCCAGCCGCCGGCATTTGCAGGCATTTGGACGTTTATCGGGATTCTTTGCCGACCGTCTGCGTGGGCTGTCCACCCTCAAGCTGTTTGGCCGCGCGCAGGCCGAAGCGCAGACCGTGGTCGAAGCCAGTGAAGCCCTTCGACGGCGCACGCTATCGGTGTTGCGCATCGCCTTTCTGTCTTCCGCCGTACTTGAATTCTTCGCCGCGCTCGGCGTGGCAGGCGTTGCCGTCTACATTGGCCTGACCTATCTGGGCTATATCGACATCCGCTTTACCCCCCTGACGTTGCAGGCCGGATTTTTCTGCCTGCTCATGGCGCCTGAGGTCTATGCTCCATTGCGCCAGTTCGCGGCCCATTACCATGACCGCGGCACGGCGCGCGCGGCCGTGCATCAGTTGCACGCCGTGTTCGGCGACCTTGCCAGCGAGCCCGCCGTCCCGGCTACGCCACAGCCTGCGCAGACTTCGGCGGTTGCGGCCAGTCTCAGCGCGCGCCGGCTGACGCTGCGGATGCCCGGCCGCCCGCAAGCCGTGCTCGATGGCGTGAGCCTGGACCTGCACCCCGGCGAGCATGTCGCCCTCATGGGTGCCAGTGGCGCGGGGAAGTCCAGCCTGCTGCAGGCCGTCAGCCGCTTGGGCCTTGTGCCCGAAGGCGAGATTCTGCTGGATGGTCACGCGCTGGCGCACTGGGACGAAGCGGCCCTGCGTGAGCGCGTGGCCTTTATCGGTCAGCGGCCCTATCTGCATGCGGGGACCCTGGCTGACAACATTCGTCTGGCGCGGCCGGGCGCCGATGACGCCGCGGTGCAAGAAGCCGCGCGCCGCGCCTGCGTGCTGGAGTTTGCCCAGACCTGGCCAGAAGGTTTGCAGACCTGGCTGGACGGTCGCGGGCAAGGTCTGTCGGGCGGGCAGGCGCAGCGTGTAGCACTGGCGCGTCTGTTTCTGCGTGACCCTGCGCTCATCCTTCTGGACGAACCGACCGCGCATCTGGACGAGGCCACGCAGGAGCGAGTGCTGCATGAGATTCTGGCTTTTGCCCAGGGGCACACGCTGATCGTGGCGACTCACGCCAGCGCGGTGGTCCGGCGTTTGCCACGCTGCTGGCATCTGGCCAACGGTCATCTGGAGGCTCGCTGA
- a CDS encoding tonB dependent receptor family protein: MYNTLELEGRLGTGRIAHTLLVGLETGAQQRQPRLSRAIGNVPSLDLYDPDLSQQHGAGLALRSDNHHRVRSAALYVQDQLALGESWRVLLGGRLDQFRVHTRDRLRQRAESRSNHSFSPRLGVVWTPLDGQAFYLSYGKSFAPAGGALIGITPGAAENTLAPEFSRQYEAGIKSDWLGGRLGTTLAVYQLELYNRRTRDADDPTRIVLRGLQRSRGVELTLSGRLSEHWHVRGGLGLQQATIVRDGSGLAGRRVSNVARYNGSLFVGYTAAAGWFAETGLTLVGARYADSANQVTLPGYARWDGSLGYRHARWEARLAIRNLADVRYFRSATSAGQIQPGEPRSLVATMALRF; this comes from the coding sequence GTGTACAACACGCTGGAGCTCGAAGGCCGGTTGGGCACAGGCCGCATCGCCCATACTCTGTTGGTGGGTCTGGAGACGGGAGCTCAGCAGCGGCAACCTCGACTCAGCCGGGCAATCGGCAATGTGCCCAGTCTGGATCTTTACGATCCGGATCTGTCGCAGCAGCATGGGGCCGGGTTGGCGTTGCGCAGCGACAATCATCATCGGGTGCGAAGCGCCGCGCTCTATGTTCAGGATCAGCTTGCGCTGGGCGAGAGCTGGCGCGTGCTGCTGGGAGGTCGCCTCGACCAATTCCGCGTGCACACCCGCGATCGCCTCCGCCAGCGGGCCGAGTCGCGCAGCAACCATAGTTTCAGCCCGCGCCTGGGCGTGGTCTGGACTCCTTTGGACGGACAGGCTTTTTACCTTTCGTACGGCAAGAGTTTTGCGCCCGCCGGCGGCGCCTTGATCGGCATTACGCCGGGCGCCGCGGAAAACACGTTGGCGCCGGAGTTCAGCCGTCAATACGAGGCGGGCATCAAGAGCGATTGGCTGGGCGGGCGGCTGGGCACCACTTTGGCGGTGTATCAGCTCGAGCTCTATAACCGCCGCACGCGCGACGCCGACGATCCCACGCGTATCGTGTTGCGCGGTCTGCAGCGCTCGCGCGGGGTGGAGCTCACCCTGTCGGGACGCCTGTCCGAGCACTGGCATGTGCGTGGCGGCCTGGGTCTGCAACAAGCCACGATCGTGCGAGATGGTTCCGGCTTGGCGGGCCGCCGTGTCAGCAATGTTGCACGCTACAACGGCAGTCTGTTTGTCGGTTACACCGCGGCGGCGGGATGGTTCGCCGAGACGGGGCTGACGCTGGTGGGGGCCCGTTATGCCGACAGCGCAAACCAGGTGACGTTGCCAGGCTACGCCCGCTGGGACGGTTCTCTGGGCTATCGCCATGCGCGTTGGGAGGCCCGGCTTGCCATACGAAACCTGGCCGATGTGCGTTATTTCCGCTCGGCCACCAGTGCCGGACAGATCCAGCCTGGCGAGCCGCGCAGCCTCGTGGCCACGATGGCCCTGCGCTTCTAA
- a CDS encoding ABC transporter transmembrane region family protein, translating into MWGLLKKLYVRRRGGLAGAFFLALLTLAAGVGLLGVSGWFLTGAALAGAGAIFNLFVPSSLVRGLSFIRIASRYAERLAGHAATLRLLSDLRGSVFRSLLRLTPRQLSRYRAGDLVARLTGDVDALDAVFLFVIMPVATALVGGAIFCLVLGYHLPGPAWRWRGRCWWPVCWCLGGSAGWRVARVNRLKPVRPPCVTP; encoded by the coding sequence ATGTGGGGCCTGCTGAAGAAGCTTTATGTGCGCCGGCGCGGTGGCCTGGCTGGGGCATTCTTTCTGGCCTTGCTGACCTTGGCCGCCGGGGTTGGCTTGCTCGGCGTATCGGGGTGGTTTCTGACCGGTGCCGCCCTGGCAGGCGCCGGTGCGATATTCAATCTCTTTGTGCCTTCGTCGCTGGTGCGAGGTCTGTCATTCATTCGCATCGCGTCACGCTATGCCGAACGCCTGGCCGGGCATGCGGCGACCTTGCGTTTGTTGTCCGATCTGCGCGGCTCGGTGTTCCGCTCGCTCCTGCGCCTGACGCCCAGGCAGCTGTCGCGCTACCGCGCCGGTGATCTGGTGGCGCGCCTGACGGGCGACGTTGACGCGCTGGATGCCGTCTTTCTCTTTGTCATCATGCCGGTGGCGACGGCCCTGGTGGGCGGAGCCATCTTCTGTCTGGTGCTGGGCTATCACCTGCCGGGGCCGGCCTGGCGGTGGCGGGGGCGTTGCTGGTGGCCAGTGTGCTGGTGCCTTGGTGGCTCGGCCGGGTGGCGCGTCGCTCGGGTGAACAGGCTCAAGCCAGTGCGGCCGCCCTGCGTCACGCCGTGA
- a CDS encoding tonB-dependent Receptor Plug domain protein translates to MYGLPLAVGAEPVAAQVADLPAIQVTESRSGVATRSGTRTDTPLREVPQTLDLVDPAQAEVYGVRTLGQALEGLPNVSDAQDTRFDALRIRGFSSGSDFFLDGLRDDSQYVRDLHNVERVEVLKGPAAALYGRGAPGGIVNRISKVPEPGRASSVALQAGSHDLRSGYLDGSFDAGTSLSLRLNAGAQSWGSFRRRIRGERQLLAPALAWRVSPTLNWLLQYEYSRYDRVPDRGSPVLAAGRRTCRTAPSMAIPGGTTLTTRPAACVHGWAGVWLRAGSCATRCPGLPCTAISTTLT, encoded by the coding sequence TTGTATGGCCTGCCGCTGGCCGTTGGAGCCGAGCCGGTCGCAGCGCAGGTGGCCGACCTGCCTGCCATTCAGGTCACCGAGTCGCGCAGCGGCGTGGCGACGCGTTCAGGCACCCGCACCGATACACCGCTGCGCGAGGTGCCCCAGACCCTGGACCTCGTGGATCCCGCCCAGGCCGAGGTCTATGGCGTGCGCACTCTGGGCCAGGCCCTGGAGGGGCTGCCCAATGTCAGCGACGCGCAGGACACCCGGTTCGATGCCTTGCGCATCCGGGGCTTTAGTTCGGGCAGCGACTTCTTTCTCGACGGTCTGCGCGATGACAGCCAGTATGTGCGCGATCTGCACAACGTCGAGCGGGTCGAGGTTTTGAAGGGGCCGGCCGCCGCGCTCTATGGGCGTGGCGCGCCCGGCGGGATCGTCAACCGCATCAGCAAAGTGCCTGAGCCAGGCCGCGCCAGCAGCGTGGCGCTGCAGGCGGGCAGCCATGACCTGCGCAGTGGCTATCTGGACGGATCGTTCGATGCAGGAACGTCCCTGAGTCTGCGGCTCAACGCCGGCGCGCAATCCTGGGGCAGTTTTCGCCGCCGTATCCGGGGCGAGCGGCAGCTGCTCGCACCGGCACTGGCCTGGCGCGTTTCGCCCACGCTGAATTGGTTGCTCCAATATGAGTACAGCCGCTACGACCGCGTGCCCGACCGGGGATCCCCAGTGTTGGCGGCCGGCCGGCGGACGTGCCGCACCGCACCGTCTATGGCGATCCCGGGCGGGACAACATTGACGACCAGACCCGCAGCCTGCGTTCACGGCTGGGCTGGCGTCTGGCTCCGGGCTGGGAGCTGCGCCACACGCTGTCCTGGTTTGCCCTGCACAGCGATTTCGACAACACTTACCTGA